In one window of Macadamia integrifolia cultivar HAES 741 chromosome 2, SCU_Mint_v3, whole genome shotgun sequence DNA:
- the LOC122059762 gene encoding cell number regulator 6-like has product MAEGTAQSRYVKLTKEQAPVEEEITPGELNQPIQVPQLNVHRCSECGQPLPESYEPPADEPWTTGIFNCAEDTESCWTGLFCPCVLFGRNVESLREDIPWTQPCVSHAICVEGGIALAAATAIFHGIDPRTSFLICEGLMFSWWMCGIYTGLFRQSLQKKYHLKVSSTYFLKGLEYL; this is encoded by the exons ATGGCGGAAGGGACTGCGCAATCTCGCTATGTGAAGCTTACGAAGGAACAAGCTCCTGTGGAGGAGGAAATTACTCCAGGGGAGCTCAATCAGCCTATTCAGGTTCCTCAG TTGAATGTTCACAGGTGCAGTGAGTGTGGTCAGCCCCTTCCCGAGAGCTATGAGCCTCCCGCAGATGAACCTTGGACAACTGGGATATTTAACTGTGCTGAGGATACAGAGAGTT GCTGGACTGGACTTTTTTGCCCTTGTGTGTTGTTTGGGCGTAATGTGGAAAGCCTGAGAGAAGATATCCCCTGGACACAGCCATGCGTTTCTCATGCCATTTGTGTTGAAGGTGGCATTGCACTAGCTGCAGCAACAGCAATCTTCCATGGTATCGATCCAAGGACGTCATTTCTCATTTGTGAGGGTTTGATGTTTTCTTGGTGGATGTGTGGCATCTACACTGGTCTTTTCCGACAATCATTACAGAAGAAATATCATCTCAAGGTGAGCTCCACTTATTTTCTTAAAGGCCTTGAATATTTATGA